In Gopherus flavomarginatus isolate rGopFla2 chromosome 5, rGopFla2.mat.asm, whole genome shotgun sequence, one DNA window encodes the following:
- the CLPS gene encoding colipase: MASALLLLLLLSLASASPTRPHPHQLGLIFNLNNGNLCLQSAQCKSSCCHRTGSLSLARCAYRAAENQECSPKSIYGVYYKCPCENGLTCKANKTIAGSITNTNYGICQDPGSSSK, encoded by the exons ATGGCAagcgccctgctcctgctgctgctgctctccctcgCGTCAGCCTCACCAACTAGGCCTCATCCTCACCAACTAGGCCTCATCTTCAATTTG AATAATGGGAACCTGTGTCTGCAAAGTGCTCAGTGCAAGAGCAGCTGTTGCCACAGGACTGGCTCGTTAAGCCTGGCTCGTTGTGCGTACCGAGCAGCCGAGAATCAGGAGTGTTCCCCCAAG AGCATCTATGGGGTTTACTACAAGTGTCCCTGTGAGAATGGTTTAACCTGCAAGGCCAATAAGACCATCGCGGGATCCATCACCAACACCAACTACGGCATCTGCCAGGATCCTGGGAGCTCGTCCAAGTAA